The following proteins are encoded in a genomic region of Corticium candelabrum chromosome 19, ooCorCand1.1, whole genome shotgun sequence:
- the LOC134195029 gene encoding uncharacterized protein LOC134195029 has translation MADSKVKQSGLQGGLLRGHWKDLLAVLRSKNICVHVANHLYAHEDLHIDELEQIVQDNDRAQILLMILERRSTRETVVRFAEALRTTRVRDVRKIGLKLLAGKVGQKTSKSGRVIKKPRRFKNYVTDI, from the exons ATGGCCGATTCCAAAGTAAAACAGTCAGGTTTGCAAGGCGGATTGCTACGAGGTCACTGGAAAGACCTCCTGGCTGTTCTCCGGTCGAAGAACATTTGTGTCCATGTCGCCAACCACTTATACGCTCACGAAGACCTTCATATAGACGAGCTAGAGCAGATAGTGCAAGACAACGATAGAGCACAAATTCTGCTAATGATTCTTGAACGGCGCTCGACAAGAGAAACCGTAGTTCGATTTGCAGAAGCCTTACGGACAACACGAGTCAGGGACGTGCGGAAGATTGGGCTCAAACTGCTAGCAG GAAAGGTCGGACAAAAGACATCTAAAAGTGGAAGAGTTATCAAGAAACCACGACGTTTTAAAAATTATGTAACTGACATCTAG
- the LOC134194489 gene encoding zygotic DNA replication licensing factor mcm6-like, whose protein sequence is MDVTDQTTAAQQVRDQFAESVQKRFQDFLEQFRVDGELKYLPDIQELIRPERNTLTVSFLDLEAWNTQLATSIQEEYYHVFSYLCNAVRNFARDQAQIPTNKEFYVAFDDVPARHKIRELTTQKIGSLLRISGQVIRTHPVHPELVSGTFLCLDCQAVVRNVEQQFKFTQPTVCRNPVCFNRKKFMLDINSSRFVDFQKARIQETQSELQRGCIPRSLEVIMRAECVEQAQAGDKCDFTGTLIVVPDVSQLATPVTRAETSGRRKVGDSHDYEGVTGLKALGIRDLTYRLAFLACSVESTKPMFGGKDLRSEEITPEALKKLITPQEWQHIYEMSHDRQLYHNLITSLFPTIHGNDEVKRGILLMLFGGVPKLTEEGTRLRGDINVCVVGDPSTAKSQLLKQVEVFSPRAVYTSGKASTAAGLTAAVVRDEDSGEFVIEAGALMLADNGVCCIDEFDKMDQRDQVAIHEAMEQQTISIAKAGVKATLNARTSILAAANPIGGRYERSRSLKQNIALSAPIMSRFDLFFVLIDECNEVTDYAIARRIVDLHSKQEESIDRIYTTDEIQRYLLFARQFKPKISKDAQDFMVEEYKRLRQRDTTGMNKSSWRITVRQLESMIRLSEAMARMHCQDEVQPKHVKEAFRLLNKSIVRVETPDIQFEEDEEPVENGYADDDEMNDEDDERAVNGHGPMNGHDETGKKAGVHGSQPKQATRITYEEYKALATLLVMHCRQQEEKADTETSDGDGGVKRSELVNWYLKEHEEEISSEEELLARKLLVEKVIDRLINHDYVLLKINADPDDSDPQLAVHPNFTL, encoded by the exons ATGGACGTAACCGACCAGACGACGGCGGCACAGCAAGTGCGGGATCAGTTTGCAGAGAGTGTGCAGAAGCGTTTCCAAGACTTTCTCGAACA GTTTCGAGTGGATGGAGAACTGAAGTATTTGCCAGACATTCAAGAGCTCATTCGACCAGAGAGGAACACGTTGACTGTCAGTTTCTTGGATTTAGAGGCTTGGAATACACAACTGGCAACGAGCATTCAGGAAGAATATTATCATGTCTTTTCATATCTTTGCAATGCTGTTCGTAACTTTGCTCGTGACCAAGCCCAGATACCTACAAATAAAGAGTTTTATGTGGCATTTGATGACGTTCCAGCTAGACACAA GATTCGTGAATTAACGACACAAAAGATTGGTAGTTTGTTGCGTATCAGCGGTCAAGTGATTCGGACTCATCCTGTGCATCCAGAGCTTGTGTCTGGAACGTTTCTCTGCCTTGACTGTCAAGCAGTAGTACGCAATGTTGAACAGCAATTCAAGTTTACTCAA CCAACTGTATGTCGTAATCCTGTCTGCTTTAATCGAAAGAAGTTTATGTTGGACATCAATTCATCTCGATTCGTTGACTTCCAAAAGGCTAGAATTCAAGAGACACAAAGTGAACTTCAACGAGGATGCATACCAAGAAG TTTGGAAGTGATTATGAGAGCTGAGTGTGTAGAGCAGGCTCAAGCTGGTGACAAGTGCGATTTCACTGGAACGTTAATTGTTGTCCCGGACGTCTCTCAACTAGCCACTCCAG ttacACGAGCCGAAACTTCTGGGAGGAGAAAGGTTGGCGATAGTCATGATTACGAGGGAGTCAC TGGTTTGAAAGCACTTGGAATTCGAGATCTCACATATCGACTTGCCTTTTTGGCATGTTCTGTAGAGTCAACTAAACCAATG TTTGGTGGTAAGGATCTTCGTAGTGAGGAAATAACACCCGAAGCATTAAAGAAGCTGATTACTCCTCAAGAATGGCAACATATCTACGAAATGAGCCACGATCGTCAGCTCTATCATAATCTCATTACGAGTCTCTTTCCAACTATCCACGGCAACGATGAGGTGAAAAGAGGCATTTTGTTGATGCTGTTTGGTGGAGTGCCGAAGTTAACGGAAGAGGGCACACGTCTGAGAGGAGATATTAACGTGTGTGTAGTAGGAGACCCAAGCACAGCAAAGAGTCAGCTGTTGAA GCAGGTTGAAGTGTTTAGTCCTCGTGCTGTGTACACGTCTGGTAAGGCGAGCACTGCGGCTGGTCTTACTGCTGCTGTCGTGAGAGATGAAGACTCGGGCGAATTTGTGATTGAAGCCGGGGCTCTCATGTTGGCAGACAAT GGTGTGTGTTGCATTGATGAGTTCGACAAGATGGATCAGCGAGACCAAGTTGCCATTCATGAGGCAATGGAACAACAAACCATTTCGATAGCAAAGGCAGGCGTGAAGGCCACACTGAATGCAAGAACATCAATTCTAGCCGCCGCTAATCCTATTGGAGGTCGATATGAAAGGTCAAGATCACTGAAA CAAAACATTGCTCTGAGTGCTCCTATCATGTCTCGCTTTGACCTGTTCTTTGTTCTCATCGACGAATGTAATGAG GTGACTGATTATGCAATTGCTCGACGTATTGTTGATCTACATAGCAAGCAGGAGGAATCTATAGATCGCATTTATACCACAGACGAGATCCAGAGATACTTACTATTTGCAAGGCAATTCAAGCCAAAA ATCAGCAAGGATGCGCAGGATTTCATGGTCGAGGAGTACAAGCGATTACGTCAACGAGATACGACTGGAATGAATAAGTCATCGTGGAGGATTACGGTCAGACAGCTGGAGAGTATGATTAGACTGTCAGAAGCGATGGCAAGGATGCACTGCCAAGATGAG GTGCAACCAAAACATGTCAAAGAGGCTTTTCGTCTGTTGAACAAGTCGATTGTTCGAGTAGAGACACCGGACATTCAGTTTGAGGAAGATGAGGAGCCAGTAGAAAATG GATATGCTGATGACGACGAGATgaatgatgaagatgatgaaagaGCAGTGAATGGCCATGGACCCATGAATGGGCATGATGAGACTGGCAAGAAAGCTGGTGTTCATGGTAGTCAACCTAAACAAGCTACTAGGATCACTTATGAGGAATACAAAGCCTTGGCTACGTTGCTGGTCATGCATTGCAGGCAACAAGAGGAGAAGGCTGACACTGAAACATCTGATG GTGATGGAGGTGTGAAACGCAGTGAATTGGTCAACTGGTATTTGAAAGAACACGAGGAAGAAATTTCAAGCGAGGAAGAACTTTTGGCAAGAAAGCTGTTAGTAGAAAAAGTTATCGATCGGCTCATCAATCAC GATTATGTTCTGTTGAAGATCAATGCTGATCCTGATGACTCTGACCCTCAGCTGGCTGTCCATCCAAATTTCACTTTATAA